GCTGTCTTCACAACCAATACTTTGCCGAATTGAACGACGTCATCACCGCAATTACTCCGTGCCTTCGTGCATGGTCCCGTCCGAACACCACCTTGTCTCGCCTCTGCGGGATCGCTTAACATAGGCAATTACTTGTGACGTTGTGTTTAGATGATGTCCGCTTCGTGGATGTGGTCATCTTCTACCTCATTCGTCACGGCAACTTGGCCACGCCAGTTGGAGACGCGTGGATCAAGACCGCCGTGGCACTGGCCGAACGCACGAAAGACCGGTCGCTCGTGGAATCGCTGGTCTGGACCTTGCGGCGAGCCATTGCGGATTATCCAGCCTTCGCAAGCCTCGCACGCGAACTGGGCCAGCAATCACCCTCAATTTCCAAAGCGCTGAATGAAACCACGGCTTGAAATCAGAACCCAACGGCTGACACGGCCACAAAAGCAGGCGCTGCTGGCGGCGTTGAAAGTGTCGCTCCCGCACCAAGCCTTCACCGGAGAACTTTAGAAACCAAAGGAGAACACTATGTCATTCCCAACCCTAACCCATCAACAAAATCCGAAGACGATTCAGGACTTGGTGAACTTGTATGAGAAGGACCACTTGAATCTGGAACCGGGTTTCCAGCGTAAATCCGTTTGGAAGGAAAGAGACCGGGCGAAGTTGATGGACAGCATCATTCGCAACTACCCGTTGCCCGCCATATTCCTCTACCGTAACCAGCGGGATGGCGACGTGGTTTACGATGTCATCGACGGCAAGCAGCGCATCGAATCCTTCCTCATGTTCATGGGATTGAAACAGGGCCGATTCGAAACGAAGACGCAACTACCGGGTGAAGACGAAGTCAAATGGGTTAGCTGGAAACAGCTATGCAAATGGAAACAGCAGCACATCATCACCGGCTATCGCTTGCCCGTGATTGAGGTGGACGGGGAATTTGGCGACATCGTCGAGGTTTTCGTCCGCATCAATTCGACCGGCAAGGCGCTCACAGGCCAGGAGAAACGCCACGCCAAGTATTACAAGAGTGCGTTTCTAAAAGAAGCCGCGAAGGTGGCGAGTAAATTTGAAAACTACTTCCTAGACATGGGCGTGATGGGCACATCCCAACTCAGCCGCATGAAGCATGTGGAGCTGGTTTGCGAATTGATGCTCTCGATTCAGAAAGGAGACCCCATCAACAAAAAGTCAGCGCTCAACAACATCATGGCCGACACCGGCGTGGACATGCGGCAGGTTGCTCGCGGAGCGCGGCTTACTATTGCGGCACTCAACCGAGTCCGCAGGATGTTCCCAAAGCTCTACAGCACGCGCTTCGTCAAAGTCACTGACTTTTATACGCTCACCA
The nucleotide sequence above comes from Verrucomicrobiota bacterium. Encoded proteins:
- a CDS encoding DUF262 domain-containing protein — encoded protein: MSFPTLTHQQNPKTIQDLVNLYEKDHLNLEPGFQRKSVWKERDRAKLMDSIIRNYPLPAIFLYRNQRDGDVVYDVIDGKQRIESFLMFMGLKQGRFETKTQLPGEDEVKWVSWKQLCKWKQQHIITGYRLPVIEVDGEFGDIVEVFVRINSTGKALTGQEKRHAKYYKSAFLKEAAKVASKFENYFLDMGVMGTSQLSRMKHVELVCELMLSIQKGDPINKKSALNNIMADTGVDMRQVARGARLTIAALNRVRRMFPKLYSTRFVKVTDFYTLTTLVAKFEQEGLILTDRRRNRLAWDILTVFSNKVDDLREKLKKAQNVGTEQDLYRQYLLTVMQATDEVNQRRLRESILCGLLENSVFEEGLATRLQRSPAPHPVEHLRRQALPES